Within the Dryobates pubescens isolate bDryPub1 chromosome 25, bDryPub1.pri, whole genome shotgun sequence genome, the region gcagctgctgctctccttcgAGCCTGCCCTGTCCTGTGCCTGGCCCTTGATGGCTGTCACCTCCTCCTAcccagggaaactgaggcacagggacCCCCTCCTGAGCAGCACCCACTGCCCCAAGAGCCCACATAACCACGGGGACATCAGGGCACatggcttctgccacctcccaccTTCCAAGCACCGCCCCTCAGCAGGGTTTGGACCCCCGGCCCTACCCAGGGCACCCCTCCCAGCTTTTGGGGTGCCAGCACCCCAacaactcagagctgctgtaacCCAACCCTGTGCAGGCCCCGGGAAGCTGTAGGGGCCCCCAGTGGCCCCCCAGCCTTGGTGGGAACCTGGCACCTTCAAAGCGCTGCCGAGCGCCAGCTCATTAATCCCCCAGTAATGACCTCGTTATTCCTAACGAGGCAGAGCGGATCAAGGCAGCTGCCTTAAGAGGATTTTCAACGGGGgttttggggctgggggggggggggaaacacagGTGGCAGAAGAGGGCAAGACAAAAGGGATGAGGATGGTCATCCTGACCTGGGGGGTGAGTGGTGGgacctccctcctccagcccacagcccaggctcctccattccagcagctctgccccacaccaGGTACCCAGCCTGAAGCAGCATAGaaacctgagcagcctgcaccccagaagagcccagcccagcctggctggctgcatACCCTCCCATCAGGGCCAGGAGGCAGCGGAGAAGCAGGGGGCACCCCCTTGATTTGGGGAGAGAAGACCCCTGTGTAAGACCAACCCTGATACAAACCAGCAGAGAACCCCAGGCAGAGGGCAAAgcacagccaccaccaccactgcaggCAGACCCTTTATTCTTCACAGCCCAAAGAGCTcactcccctctgctctgccccatgggccagccccaggctctcagGACCCCCCCTTCGTGGGAAGAGCCCCCCTTAAATGCAGGTGTCAGCACCCACGGAGAGGTCCCAGGCCAGAGCCAGTGAGGAGAGGGCTCAGCCCCTCACCCAGCACAGATGGcaccacagggctgcagcagtgagaggcagaagcagaaagATCCAGGTGGGAGCAGGGGACCCTCACCTAGCACCCAGAGCCAGTCCCCTGGGCAGAAAGGACAGTGGGAGGTGCTGTGACCCCCCTGTCGCTCAGCTGttcccctggaagtgttccccATGCAGGGCAGATGCCCACAGATGGATTTAGCCCTGGTGGCAGCTGCTCAGTCCCAGTGGACCTTGATGGGGTGGAAGGTCCAGAGGTCAGGGTGACCCAtgtgcagcagggtgctgcagggtgaCGTGCTCCAGCGGAAGGGGGGCACATCGTCCCAGGCGGGTCCGctggcagccaccagcccaAAGGTGGGCACCATGCCCGAGGAGGTGACCTGGTACCAAGCAGGGAGAAAAAACAGGGGTGCAAGTCAGCAACAcagcctggggagagctgctggagaagggggtgggggtgggggtgtagCCCCAAAGAGGGGaccctccagcttctcccccagccccaccttcaTGTCGGTGCCCCCATGGCAGCGCTGGCGCAGGGCGGGGAAGGGGTAGGTGCCGTTGGAGGGGTTGAGGTCAGAGCGGGCAGAGATGGCATTCTCAGCATTCTGGGGCGGGTCACAGCCCTTGCAGCGTGCCAGTGGGTCCTGCAGATAGTTGTTTGACCTGCAGAGTGGCCAAGAGAGAGGCATGGGGTGGGGAAATTACGCTTCAGGCCACGGTTTGAGGGCCGTGGTGGTGGTGTGAGGTTGacggttgggctcgatgatcttggagggctttgcAACTGGAGTGGCTTTCAGGGCTTGAGGTAGCTTTGGGCTACGCCTTTAAAACTTTCTTACAGCTttcaaggagcagagaagtagaaaaatgcaaataaatcactgctgggtgtgaaaaagaaaagaaagataacTCTGAGCAATTTCACTGGAGAGATCTCCACCACGAGACTGGCTGTGCCAAAACAATCCTCCCTTGTCTCATCTCTTCCCTGCTTGCTTTGTTGCTCTGAAGGGAGactaatctgcttctgcttgaccttggctgcattgctttgctgaagtctaacagcaactttttctccactcctttctcccttttggaccaGGGAGGGTAGGGGGTTGGGCAGAGAGACAGCTCCCCTGGCCTTCTTCACCAGGGGGGGTTCTCGTGTTGTTTGTTGCTTGTAAGTATCTGTAAGCATTGTAAATCCTGcatattttcacagtatcaccaaggttggaagagacctcaaagatcatcaaatcccaTTCCACCGTAGTTTTGCCTGGAACtacagctttcacagaatcatagaatcaataaggttggaaaagagctcagagatcatcgaggccaacctattacctaacaccgaAACacctggaggcgtttaggaggagcctggatgaggcccttggtgccatggtttagttgattagatggtgctgggtgataggttggactggatgatctctgaggtcttttccaacttggttaatcctatcctatcctatcctatcctatcctatcctatcctatcctatcctatcctatcctatcctatcctatcctatcccatcccatcccatcccatcctatcctatcctatcctaccctaccctaccctactcctgttctattctattccgttctattctattctactccattctacttctattccattccctcatgactaactaaaccatggcttcaagtgccacatccaatcctcttttgaacacctccagggacggtgactccaccacctccctgggcagcacatcccaatggccaattactcttcctgggaagaactttctcctcaccttgagcctaaacttcccctggcacagcttgagaccgtgtcctcttgttttgtcacaggttgtctgggagaagagaccaacccccacctggctacaacctccctttaggaagttgtagagagcaataaggtctcccctgagcctcctcttctccaggctaaacacccccagctccctcagcctctcctcacagggcttgtgctcaggacccctccccagcctcgctgcccttccaACTGAGCCAgcctggcaaagttaatgctgggggggggagggaaatttcaacccaccagagGGTTCTATAAAAAAGATTATGGTGATGAAGAAAACCCCAAAGTCACCCCCAATGAGTGCAGATCTTTGGGGTGTGTGGGGAAGGCACCTCATCAGacggatcatggagtccaggtCGTGGACCAGGGTCTGGTTGCGCCGGAAGATCTGGGCGCGCGGGTTCTTGTCGTAGCTGAACCAGTCGCCGTActtcctcaccagctctggggtcccacTGGCGTTGAAGATCTCCTCAAAGAACctgaggtggagggagggggggaacccAACAAGTCAGCACACAGTGGTGTGGGGCAAGGCCAGCATTGGCTGCCCCCCTTTCTGGAGCATCAGGGGGGTGGGATGAGGCCGGATGGGGCTCACGGCAGGTTGTAGCTGGCCCAGTAGCCCTGCTGGTACAGCAGCTCCGTCTGATCGGCCACCATCACCAGGCCCCTGCACCAGAAGGGAAGAGCatcagaggtggtggtgaagtcAAGTGGGAATGGGAAGGGACATTCTGGGAAGGGAGGCAGACTGGGTAGGGGTTCCCACCCCATCCAGGGGAGCTGAGTGCCCAACACCTGCCTACAAGCATCCGTCAGAGCCTTTAACCACaaacaggcagctcctgcctgcttctgcacTCCCACTGCCCAACTCCCACCTGTTCAACCAGGGCAGATGGGACCCTTAGGGCTTTCCCAGACCCACGGGGATGGGAGAGGAACAGCTTCCACCACAGAGCCAGTGCTCAGGGAGCCACAGGGGCACTCAcgggatctgctccagcacagtCAGCAAGCCCTGCGGCGGGTCTGCTCTCCCTGGCGTGAAAGCCTTGTAGTCCACCACCATCCACTGGTTGTTGTACCTGGCatggagaagggggaaaagcatccctccagcagctggtcTCTCTCCCTTGGGGACATCCCAACGACCCCCATAGAGCATCCCTCCACCAGATCCCATCCCTCCCAGGACAAGCTCCCCCAGGCCGTGCCACCCCACTCACGTGCCACTGTTGAAGCGCCGGAAGATGGCAGCCCACTCAGGACCGCTGCGGGCCAGCCGGTTGGCCACGATGTTCCTCAGCCACTCCAGGACGCTGCCCTCTGGCTCCAGGTACTTCCACAGCGCTGGGTTGTTGTTCCCAATGGTGGTTTCCAGAGCTACCTGCAGGAAGGGAGAGCAATAAGGGAGTGAAGAGAGGGAGACGTCCCCCCAGGGCCAGACCCTCACTCACCAACCCGCTGCTGAGGATGTAGAAGTCATCCTCGGAGAAGATGGTGCCAGGGTAGGAGGAGAACACTTGGACGCTGCCAGGGATCTGAGAACTGcctggagtggggagggggggatgcaAAAGCAGGGGAGCATCAGGAGGGTGTGAGATGCAGCCCCCTTAAGCCCAGGCCAGCCCAGGCACGCACCGCCGGCCGAGACGCGGAAGGGCAGTGTGTACTTCTTGATGATGCGCAGCATGGACTGGTAGGAGGTCCAGGTGTCGTGGGCGACCAGGAGATCCtggtggcctggcagcagcttcaggagggcagagcaggagcctgagccCAGGACACGGTGTGAGGAGGAGCGGTTCAGAGCAGACTCCAGGTCCTCCAGGTCACCCCCCAGTTGCAGCAGGCTGATGGAGGGGGGATGAGAGATATGGGCTGTCAGGTGGGAtacagctcagcccaggagcCAAGCTGGCTCAGAGCAATCTGCCCATCTGTCTGAAGCATAGGGTGCTTCTTCATCCCACCCCAATGTAGGTGTGAATCCCaggagggctccagcagcctgagcagaggaaggaagggtGAGCACAGCAGTCGAGAagctgaggcaggaggctgcagtgggtCTAGGGAGGGGGAGAACCCACCTTGGTGccatcccaccccagcagcagaggacaaTCACCCAGAGAAAGTGAGCAAGGGGGACTGGGTATTTCTGGACATCCAGGATTCATGCCCATTGCCATCCCCAGTACCACCTCAACCCCTGGGATgcccacccccactccccatCACCTGTGAGAAGGAGCTTACAGGAAGCCAAAGGGTGACAAggtgaacctgccctgggggaagTCCAGGCGCCTGTTGTAGCtgtcctccagccccttcagctgcagcagggcaaggtgcacctatggggacagagctggcaCTTGGCTCCTGCTGAGGGGAGGGATTCTGGGAGGTgggctctccccttcccccatctTGGGTGGGTCTCACTAGGTCTGGTGGGTCAGATTGGGAGGCACAGGGGAAAGCTTCACTGTGAGCAGGGTTGTGACTCAGCACCAGTGGCCTGGGAGGGGGCCACCCCctgtgcaccccagcagtgGCACGTGAGGCTCCAGCAGGGAGAAAGTCACAAGTCAAGGAGGATCCATGGCAGCCACATCCCTGTCATCCTGCCTGGAGCCTGGCCAGGACACTGGACAccccttgctgccctgctcctcctcttgaCTAAAGCCTCAATTAGCCCCAGGGGCTGTAAGGAGGTGCTTCCCCTGGGTGGGGGTGCCCCATCCTCACCTGATGCCAGTACTCAGgatcctgccccttccccatctGCTCCTCCATCCAGCCCAGGTTGGCCTCCAGGTAGCTCCGCAGCTTCTCACAGTACTCGCTCTGGTACTTGAAGGGGCCACAGTAGCCCACCATGGTGTTCATCCAGTGCATGTACATCAGCTGTGGGACACGGTGGGGAGGTCACTGGTGGGGGTcagccaggagggagggaagggactgCATACACCCCTCAGGGCCCCAGTTTTGCAGTGGTCACCTCTTACCTGCTCAGAGACAGCGGCCTCAGCAAGCCCAGCAGCGTAGGCTTGCAGGCTGTCATTGTACGAGGCGTTGGTGGTCACCTCCAGGAAGGCCCAGCTGGGAGGACACAGACATGGGTGGGTCGTGGACACGGGTGGGTCACAGACATGGCAGGGACACGGAGGGACATGGACAGGGGGTGGGACACAGGCCAGAGACACGGACAGGTCACAGACATGGATGAGTCACTGACAGGGGAAGGGCGGACAGGGGTAGAATGTAGAGGGACATGGAGACGGGCGTGACACAGAGATGGGTGTGACAAGGACACGGGTGGGCCGGATGCCCCATCAGCCACGTCTCCCCCGAGGCCGCCCCCACCACCCCATCCCCACTCAGCTCCGTGcgatcccccagcctgtccctaccCGGaacagcccagcccattcttaCCCGACGGTGTGGATGCGGTCATCCAGGCTGGCCCAGGCAACGGCGGCTGGGTGGCGGCCGGGCAGGACACGGAGCCGCTCCGAGCCGGGCTCCAGCAGCACGGAGACATTGCGGGACAGCGGCGGGGAGGCGGCGGCTGCGACAGTCCCGGATATCGCAGCGGCCAGGgcggccaccagcaccccccggAGCATGGCCACCGGCACCCCCCGGAGCAGCGCCATGGCGAGAGGGGGGCGGGGGCTAGATGGTGACCACGCCCCCAGCACCGGGGGGAAGGGCGGGGCTACAGTAAGGCTACGCCCCCACAGAGCCGTTTACGGAGAGCTGTCTGTGGGCGAGGCTAGAAGATCACCACGCCCCCATGGGGCGTCATAGCTGGATAGCGATTGGGTGGAGTGTGAGCAGGGGTGGGACTAGAGTATATTCACGCCCCCGAATCGCCATGACGGGGCAGGGTATTGGGTAAGGGGCGGGACGACGCGGGAGACACGCCCCCCGAGAGCGGCTGCCTTAGCTGCGGCCGTGGAGGGGGTGCGGTGTCCAGCTGCACGAACACTGCCTTGCGCCCTCCCGTCCCGAGCTCCCCACTTGCCCTCACGCATATATCCACGCCTCCGTCCCTCCCCGACCATTCCCGCAcactcagcaccctcactcTCCACTTCCACAGGAGCTGAGCGCCCGTTCACACACGCACCCCTCCCTTCAGCCATTCCCCACCGTTCCAGAGCACACGTGTCCCCGCCGCTCAGGGGTAACCGGCCCCGTGTTTCTCGTGGGGTCGTCTGTGAGGTCCAGCCTCTTGCTGGTGCAGCGCATGGGAAGTGGCTCAGTGACACTGGGGGCCCCACGGCAGCGTCCCAGCTtcggcacagcacagcctggccttgtGCAATCGCATCCGGCGCCTCTTTATTGCCCTCCCTTTCACCTCTGAGGGGCAAAGTTCCCTGAAGCAAGAAGCGTCCCAGTGGACCAAGGGCAAAGGGTTTGGAGCTCCCCCCCTACCACGGTAATGACATCACTGTGAGGTGCATGAAGTCCCCATGGCCTGGCTCTGTATCACCCCCACTTGTGTTATCCCACATCCTACCACAGCCACCTGGCTGAGGCCTAACACACTTGTGCCATGCCACACAAGTGCACGCCAGACAGCACCaaggagggacatggagctaAGCCCCAGAGCCTAGACTGAACCAACACACCCAGTGGGTGCTGAGCGTGCAGGGACTCAGCTTAGAGGgtaggggagctgctggggcactgtgcCAGGGTATGTGCTGGTGTCTGGCAGGGACTGGTAATGACCCTAATTGGATCAACCTTGGAGCAGGAAAAGGTGTCACACGCCTGGGGCTATTCTGGGCAGGACAGCACCCCAAAGGCACTGCTTGCACTGGCACGTGGTGTGGCCCAACATgccccaccagctcccagctcctgctggttaATATTCCAGTATTATCCAGTGCCCACACATCCCTTctcctgtgctgggtgctgtacaATAGTGCACCAGCCACCTAGGCCTGGCCACGCACTGGGATGTGGGTGCAGAAGGCAAAGGGAGAGCACAGTGCACTAACAGGCACATGAGCCACACACCAAGCACCAAAATTTGTCTTACAACCAGAAAaaccagctgagcagagagcagcactgggacAGTGGGCTGGGGGTAAAGCCCAGGACaaagctggggctctgccctaTGCCCCAGGCAATGGCCTTGTGGTGCTGGCTATTAGGTGCCAAGCTCAGAACTAGGCTCCTGTTGGAGACCCTCTGAGTTGGGCACTGCCTTTGAGTACTTTCATTCCTTTACCTTCTCCCTGGGGAGAAGTGCAGTCTGTGACTTCAGTGACAAACTGGCCAGAGTGGGAAGGGGACCCTTTAATCCCATAAGGTTCTCGGGACCACACTGACTTTGACTAAGTCCTCCTGTCAGCATCCCCAAAACCCTGGTGTGGGGTCTTGCAGGGCTAGGGACAGCAGGATGTACTGGGGCAGGATACACTTCGGGCCACCGGCGCTTGGGAACACATCGTGCTGCTCCTCGGCAGTGCCTGTGATGAGCTGGCCCCGTCTCAGAGGGTCACCCCAAGCAGGGGCTAGGTGGGCACATCACCCAGAGTGGGCGTCCAGCCTCTGTTCTGCCGCAGCCCGCGGGCACCGGGCAGAGAGCGGGGACGGTACGAGGGGGACGGGGCAGAGACACCCCCGCCGCGCCCGccgccctgccagccccgggtAACAAAGTGCCGCTGCAGCTTTAAGAGCGGAGGGTGGCGGCCCCTTTAAGGcacggggagggagggggagcggcAGGGATCAGCTGCCCGCGCACGACAGCGGCGCCGCAACGGTGGGTCCGCGGGGCGGGTGGGGTCCCCCAGCATCTCCCCCAACATCCCCAGGCCCGGGAACCCCTTACCCACCCCGGGGGTCGCCAGCCGCACCCGCATCtagctctccctgctttgggggggagggggtgcccCGTGGGTCCCCTCGTCCTGCGGGGTTGGGGGACGGTACCGGCCCCACTCGTGTCCCACTACCCCTCTGTCCCTTTGCTCCTGGGGCTGAGTCCCCAGGGTGAGGACGCGGCGGGGCTGCTCGGCCTGACGGCGGGTTGCTTTGcccctttaaaaaaattattaataataatatttaCATTTAAAATTTTAAATGATTTAATTTTCACCTCTCCTCTGCCTTGCCCGGGGGAGCGCGGGATGGGGGGGGTCCGGGAGTTGTCCCCTCTCTCCCACCCCGGGAGTCGCTGCCTGCAGTAGGTGCCCTCCTAACCCCCCTAGCCATGGGGCAGGGTACCGTGGGGCAGGGTGCCATGGGGTCGGccggggtgctgagcctggccggggtgctgagcctggccgGGGTGCTGGCGGGGGACAGCGGGGTGCAGCCAGCCGGGATCCCGCTGCCGCCGGACCTGGGACGCACGGTGCCCCCCGGGAAGGATGCTCTGAGCCGGGGCCCGGATGTGAGTTTGGGGCCCgcggtggggtttggggggcgGTGGGAGGGATGTGGGTGCTGCCGGAGTGGTGGAGTTCCATCCcgtcctgtcctgtccctgttGTCCCAGTCATCGCCATCGCAGCTGGGATCTCACCAGGATTTCCTGCGCTGATGCTTTTCTCCTCCAGAAACCTCCCCGCCTGCCAGCCCGGCGGCTTCCCACGGCCGGGGCTGGGTGGGGAGCGGTGCGGGGCCcttggggacagggatggggacaagaGCTCGCACCGCCACTGGCCCTGgcaacagccccagccccacgtCCAGGTAGCACATATGGGGAAACTTGAGTCAGGGTTGGCAGTGACTCACTAAAAGTAGCTCAGCAGAGGGGCGGTGTCACCCGCGGGGTGTCCGATGGCAGCGCTCACTGGAGGGTGGTGGATGCCGGGGGTGGGGACAGGGCTCGGGTCGAGTACCTCAGGCTGTGCCCCGCAGTGCCGGGAGGTGCGGAAACAGAACAGCTCCGAGTGGTGCCGCTTCATCCGGAGCAGCCCTGACTGCCACCTGGAGGGGGGCTTCCTCGACTACCTCAATGGGGTCTTCTGTGTCTTCCCTCCCcgactgctgcccctggctgtcACACTCTATGTAAGGACAGAAGTGGGGGGTGCTGTGCtttgggggtgtggggtgggcGCCCCACTGACTCCTCTCTTTGCCATCCCTGACACCCAGGCGCTCTGGCTGCTGTACCTGTTCATCATCCTCGGCGTGACAGCGGAGAAGTTGTGAGTAGCCCCATGGAAGATGAGGGTCCTTGGGGTGAATGGGGAGCCCCATGGTCCTGGAGCAGCCTCGTGGGGCCTGAGCAGTGCCATCACCTCCCCTTTGCCTCATTCTCTGCCCTTTCAGCTTCTGCCCCAACTTGTCGGCCATCTCCACCAACCTGAAGCTGTCTCACAATGTGGCAGTATCCTTGGTGGGTCCTGTGAGACCGTGGCTGGGGATGGGGgatgcagggacagggcaggaggaggtggctgtgatGGGCTCACTTTGTCCCTTGGGCACCCGGTGAGGAGGAACCAATTTGGAGCAGGAGCCGGAGGTGGCAGTGgggccagctgctgtgtgctggtgctgggagggagTCCTGCAGTGGCTGGAGTGGGCAGGTACCCCATGTCCTCATGAGGGTGAAGCCACTAGGTGTTCTCCTTGACGTGTCCTCTCCATGGTGTCACCTTCCTGGCCTTTGGCAACGGAGCACCGGATGTCTTCAGTGCCGTGGTGGCCTTCTCTGACCCCCGGACGGCAGGGCTGGCCATTGGGGCCATCTTTGGTAAGGAGACctccagctggcactgctggcacatgGAGGGTGACAGGGAGGCCACGGGGTATCCCCCGCTGAGAGGCTCGTTGCTCTGGCAGGTGCCGGTGTGTTCGTGACCACAGTGGTGGCTGGGGGCATCGCCCTGGTCAAACCCTTCACGGCtgcctccaggcccttcctcagGGATGTCATCTTCTACATGGTGGCTGTCTTCCTCACCTTCATGGTCCTCTACTTTGGGAGGATCACGCTGGGAGAGGCTCTGGGTGAGCACCCGGGAGGCGGGAGCTGGGCAGGTggtgggagcagcctggcagtgccatgACCCCCTCtggtgccccccaccccaggtTACCTGGGGCTGTATGTCTTCTATGTCTTCACCGTGGTGCTCTGCGCATGGCTTCACCGGCGGCAGCGGCAGGAAGGGCTGGCCCCCCCTGGATCCTGGGAGCCAGGTAAGgactgcctggctgtgctgatgggacccccagcatcctgggggggctctccagcacccccactgctctcctcttccccctagAGGCACCAACAGATGCTGAAGAGCAGGAGTCCTCAGGCACAAACAGTGGGGACTATGGTACGTTGCTCCTGATGGGCTTGGggttggctctgctctgccctcgaGGGTGGTCAGGGGTACCATGGACCAAACTCacagggtggctgtggccaggtgctaccctggggcagggggatcTCCCTGGGGCCATGCAGGTGACCTCAGCCCCATGCTGGAAGGCTTGAGGGGCATACCGGGGAGACCCTCCCCTACTCAGCCCCCATGACCCCCGACAGGTGAGGAGTACcggcccctgctcccctcccaggACACCTCGCTGCGCATCCTCAccgctgccctcagccccttggACTACCGCAAGTGGAGGAGGAAGCCCTGGTACTGGCGGCTCTTCAAGGTCTTCAAGGTGAGCAGGGGGAGACGTGAGCTGGGAGGAGCTCCCATGCCAGACATCCCActccctgctggccctgggatGGTGtcaccccaggctctgcagtgcAGATGGTGGGACAAGGACAAGCAGGTTGGGGACAGGCCATGGGGCACCTCCTGGGGTGCTCCATCTCTGGGGTCCCCCATCCATACTCACAGCTGCTCCCCTCAGatgcctgtggagctggtgctgctgctcaccgtTCCTGTTGTGGACCCTGACAAGGAAGACCTGAACTGGAAGAGACCCCTCAACTGCCTGCACATCCTCACCAGTCCCCTGCTCTGCGTCCTCACCCTGAAGTCAGGCACCTGTAAGAGCCCTGGACACCCACGAAGGGATGGGACTGAGAGAGCCACCAAAGCcggggtgctgcaggagccccCTGGAGCTGGCACCTCATCTGGGGAGAGAAGGACAAACCAGTGATGAGTCAAGCTGGGGATCTCTGGTTTGCAGCTAGATGGCTCAGTCCTCCCATCAGGGGTGGGGGTTTgggccccccagcagccaggtccTGGGGGAGAAATAGGGCAGGCCTGCCCTActcagggaaactgaggcacagaggggAGCAGCACCATTAGGGCTTAGAACAGAAGTGGCTTTAAGGGCAAAGCTTTATCTCATACCATCAATCTGGTCAGATCTGCCCCACTGATGCCCCCTTTTCTCCACCATGTGCCAGATGGGCTGTACCAGATCCAGGGTGTCTTCCCAGTCTGGGGACTGGTCATACTGATTGGCTTTGTCCTGGCCTTCATCACCTTCATCACCACAAGCAACGATGAGCCACCCAAGTACCACTGTGTAAGGTGCCCCTCAGCTCAGCACACTGCAGATttggctgagagtcctgggagcagagcaggagccaggaccTCTTTCCTGGTTCCCAATGTCCCTaggaggggcagggctggctggagggTGCAGCTAacccctctgcctggcaggtGTTT harbors:
- the PLBD2 gene encoding putative phospholipase B-like 2 isoform X1, which produces MALLRGVPVAMLRGVLVAALAAAISGTVAAAASPPLSRNVSVLLEPGSERLRVLPGRHPAAVAWASLDDRIHTVGWAFLEVTTNASYNDSLQAYAAGLAEAAVSEQLMYMHWMNTMVGYCGPFKYQSEYCEKLRSYLEANLGWMEEQMGKGQDPEYWHQVHLALLQLKGLEDSYNRRLDFPQGRFTLSPFGFLLLQLGGDLEDLESALNRSSSHRVLGSGSCSALLKLLPGHQDLLVAHDTWTSYQSMLRIIKKYTLPFRVSAGGSSQIPGSVQVFSSYPGTIFSEDDFYILSSGLVALETTIGNNNPALWKYLEPEGSVLEWLRNIVANRLARSGPEWAAIFRRFNSGTYNNQWMVVDYKAFTPGRADPPQGLLTVLEQIPGLVMVADQTELLYQQGYWASYNLPFFEEIFNASGTPELVRKYGDWFSYDKNPRAQIFRRNQTLVHDLDSMIRLMRSNNYLQDPLARCKGCDPPQNAENAISARSDLNPSNGTYPFPALRQRCHGGTDMKVTSSGMVPTFGLVAASGPAWDDVPPFRWSTSPCSTLLHMGHPDLWTFHPIKVHWD
- the PLBD2 gene encoding putative phospholipase B-like 2 isoform X2, with product MYMHWMNTMVGYCGPFKYQSEYCEKLRSYLEANLGWMEEQMGKGQDPEYWHQVHLALLQLKGLEDSYNRRLDFPQGRFTLSPFGFLLLQLGGDLEDLESALNRSSSHRVLGSGSCSALLKLLPGHQDLLVAHDTWTSYQSMLRIIKKYTLPFRVSAGGSSQIPGSVQVFSSYPGTIFSEDDFYILSSGLVALETTIGNNNPALWKYLEPEGSVLEWLRNIVANRLARSGPEWAAIFRRFNSGTYNNQWMVVDYKAFTPGRADPPQGLLTVLEQIPGLVMVADQTELLYQQGYWASYNLPFFEEIFNASGTPELVRKYGDWFSYDKNPRAQIFRRNQTLVHDLDSMIRLMRSNNYLQDPLARCKGCDPPQNAENAISARSDLNPSNGTYPFPALRQRCHGGTDMKVTSSGMVPTFGLVAASGPAWDDVPPFRWSTSPCSTLLHMGHPDLWTFHPIKVHWD
- the SLC8B1 gene encoding mitochondrial sodium/calcium exchanger protein, which produces MGQGTVGQGAMGSAGVLSLAGVLSLAGVLAGDSGVQPAGIPLPPDLGRTVPPGKDALSRGPDCREVRKQNSSEWCRFIRSSPDCHLEGGFLDYLNGVFCVFPPRLLPLAVTLYALWLLYLFIILGVTAEKFFCPNLSAISTNLKLSHNVAVFSLTCPLHGVTFLAFGNGAPDVFSAVVAFSDPRTAGLAIGAIFGAGVFVTTVVAGGIALVKPFTAASRPFLRDVIFYMVAVFLTFMVLYFGRITLGEALGYLGLYVFYVFTVVLCAWLHRRQRQEGLAPPGSWEPEAPTDAEEQESSGTNSGDYGEEYRPLLPSQDTSLRILTAALSPLDYRKWRRKPWYWRLFKVFKMPVELVLLLTVPVVDPDKEDLNWKRPLNCLHILTSPLLCVLTLKSGTYGLYQIQGVFPVWGLVILIGFVLAFITFITTSNDEPPKYHCVFAFLGFLASAMWINAAATELVNILRTLGIIFQLSNTVLGLTLLAWGNSVGDTFSDLTMARQGYPRMAFSACFGGIIFNILVGVGLGCLLQMTSSQPVVKLEPDSLLVWILAGALGLSLVFSFVSVPAQCFQLGKAYGICLILYYLAFLCVALLTEFRVIHLSSP